The following are from one region of the Rhizobium sullae genome:
- a CDS encoding phage virion morphogenesis protein → MSGISITVDATDLDGILKKLRPLFDFDGSELMSAIGALGESQTRRRLTDEKTAPDGTPWAPNIEGTSILTKTGEHLLGSIAWTASADEAEWGASWEYAHVHQEGMTIVPTNGELLVFSIGGQTVKAKKVEIPARPFVGISSSNADEIMDVITDAFGFLQ, encoded by the coding sequence CGATCACCGTCGACGCAACCGATCTCGACGGCATCTTGAAGAAGCTTCGGCCGCTCTTCGATTTCGACGGCAGCGAACTGATGAGCGCGATCGGAGCACTCGGCGAGAGCCAGACGCGCCGGCGCCTGACGGACGAAAAGACCGCGCCGGACGGCACGCCCTGGGCTCCCAACATCGAAGGCACGTCGATCCTCACGAAAACCGGCGAGCATCTGCTAGGCTCGATCGCCTGGACGGCGTCTGCCGACGAAGCCGAGTGGGGTGCCTCCTGGGAATATGCCCACGTCCACCAGGAAGGCATGACGATCGTTCCGACGAACGGCGAGCTGCTCGTCTTTTCGATCGGTGGCCAGACCGTGAAGGCGAAGAAGGTCGAGATCCCGGCGCGTCCGTTCGTCGGCATTTCCTCCAGCAACGCCGATGAGATTATGGACGTCATCACCGACGCATTCGGGTTCCTGCAATGA
- a CDS encoding phage major tail tube protein: MDRIIHGSNWYCNEINQRLRIDETTLPELSREMTNYVMGGGYFALDLPAEIQALTAEMTVNGAHEDLRSRFGREPGDWTTVAYYESLLDVFPAGSDGSVQTSGAPKLNGRVVFLKGLLNSYTPGGVKGLKATGATRLRWSSIVLYHDLFNGKTVHKFDLQNNVLIIDGVNYTAEHNRLISA; encoded by the coding sequence ATGGACCGCATCATTCACGGCTCCAACTGGTACTGCAATGAGATCAACCAGCGCCTGCGCATCGACGAGACGACGCTGCCGGAGCTCTCCCGCGAGATGACGAACTACGTCATGGGCGGCGGCTACTTCGCGCTCGATCTGCCGGCCGAAATCCAGGCGCTTACCGCCGAGATGACCGTCAACGGCGCGCATGAGGATCTCCGCAGCCGCTTCGGCCGCGAACCCGGCGACTGGACGACTGTGGCCTATTACGAGAGCTTGCTCGACGTCTTTCCAGCCGGTTCGGACGGCAGCGTGCAGACGAGTGGCGCGCCGAAGCTCAATGGCCGCGTCGTGTTCCTCAAAGGCCTGCTGAACAGCTACACGCCGGGCGGCGTCAAGGGTCTGAAGGCGACGGGCGCGACCCGTCTGCGCTGGTCGTCGATCGTGCTCTACCACGATCTCTTCAACGGCAAGACCGTGCACAAGTTCGACCTGCAGAACAACGTGCTGATCATCGACGGCGTGAACTACACCGCCGAGCATAACCGGCTGATCAGCGCCTAA
- a CDS encoding phage tail protein: MTGTLLPNSSGLFEKAMEGALARRWDAFGDAVAVVRTAKLVSPPPSFLPYLVYEYGLGELTPYVPNLYTLIVGREGIKWQRVRGTPAAVEKALGWLDYAAQMEDAWAGRTYWNSTQLHFSILPVADRPDLERIEGVVLLSLPKRSQLRRGVYQYDVRALEADRSRADRSMFDWSSGIAVTQQGTLWSFGRTTEIEHVLTEAEGIAIGNWIAIPEDEGLQWSMMQYPWVTATFSWAANAATQRRALMAAWFEGRALYATLRRGDGEIIGHRRCRAVWPSVQQFNGCYGFAGMSYQPMTGATRVYIEAMTDFGDAADITAESVELTIGAAPDAGVPAGRLWLQPGELTGGHAVAFTPVSLPLRATVREQLKFLMRF, translated from the coding sequence ATGACGGGAACCCTGCTGCCCAACAGCTCCGGCCTGTTCGAAAAGGCGATGGAAGGCGCGCTTGCGCGCCGCTGGGATGCCTTTGGCGACGCGGTAGCTGTGGTCCGAACGGCGAAGCTGGTTTCGCCGCCACCATCCTTCCTTCCGTACCTCGTCTACGAATACGGCCTCGGCGAGCTGACGCCTTATGTCCCGAACCTCTACACGCTGATCGTTGGCCGCGAAGGCATCAAATGGCAGCGCGTGCGAGGGACGCCGGCGGCGGTGGAGAAAGCCCTTGGTTGGCTCGACTATGCCGCACAGATGGAAGATGCCTGGGCAGGCCGCACCTACTGGAATTCGACACAGCTCCATTTCTCCATCCTGCCGGTCGCTGATCGTCCCGATCTTGAGCGCATCGAAGGTGTCGTGTTGTTGTCGCTGCCGAAGCGATCGCAGCTCCGGCGCGGTGTCTATCAATATGATGTCCGCGCACTCGAGGCAGATCGGTCGCGAGCGGACCGCAGCATGTTCGACTGGTCGAGCGGTATTGCCGTCACCCAGCAAGGCACGCTCTGGTCTTTCGGCCGTACGACCGAGATCGAGCACGTCCTGACCGAGGCCGAGGGAATAGCAATCGGCAACTGGATCGCAATCCCTGAGGACGAAGGTCTCCAGTGGTCGATGATGCAATATCCGTGGGTAACCGCGACCTTTTCCTGGGCCGCCAATGCCGCAACGCAGCGCCGCGCCTTGATGGCGGCCTGGTTCGAAGGACGGGCGCTCTACGCCACGTTACGCAGGGGCGACGGCGAGATCATCGGCCATCGCCGCTGCCGTGCGGTGTGGCCGAGCGTCCAGCAGTTTAACGGCTGCTACGGCTTCGCGGGTATGTCCTATCAGCCGATGACGGGTGCCACGCGCGTCTACATCGAGGCGATGACGGATTTCGGCGATGCCGCCGATATCACCGCCGAGAGCGTCGAGCTGACGATCGGCGCAGCACCTGACGCCGGCGTTCCCGCAGGCCGCCTTTGGCTCCAGCCCGGCGAATTGACCGGCGGTCATGCGGTCGCATTCACCCCTGTTTCCCTGCCGCTGCGCGCGACGGTTCGCGAGCAGCTTAAATTCCTCATGAGGTTTTGA
- a CDS encoding tail sheath protein — MAGTTDFVGVRVFSDLRSTVAKIDTRDSTVLGMVVPAPLADNAAFPVGELVRLSTDDPVQVAKLGAGIALDTVNQIASEGIVTDIAFTRVAHSAEADPGAKLEAEINNIVGSAGAKTGIWTMLEAKAHLGLEPGAIIAPGYTSQRIGGVANAVATAMSTVAGKIIDCMAIVDTPVTDREAAAAYAEDFATALNVIACYPQVVVNLGAGNVTRSMSPHVAAAMIRRDKETGGPYKAFWNRPLQGILGPSVPVGYIDGEITSDANFLNQAGVGTIIEGKLLWAPFTTASDPTVQNWRSIKRIRTRRAVEKAVLRPLRQYLSEDITPHMVSLIYRSLDQFLGDLQTLGAIIDYELLWSASMNPATILEAGALRVKMRFAETPDLVDLQIYSEPQPEAFDVLQAAIAASLSQLGLNNVRVTA, encoded by the coding sequence ATGGCTGGCACCACCGATTTCGTCGGCGTCCGCGTCTTCTCCGATCTCCGTTCCACTGTCGCCAAGATCGACACGCGCGACAGCACCGTGCTTGGCATGGTGGTTCCCGCGCCACTCGCCGACAATGCCGCGTTCCCTGTCGGAGAACTCGTTCGCCTTTCCACCGATGATCCGGTCCAGGTCGCCAAGCTAGGCGCCGGCATCGCGCTCGATACGGTCAATCAGATCGCCTCCGAAGGCATCGTCACCGATATCGCCTTCACGCGCGTGGCACACTCGGCCGAAGCCGATCCCGGCGCCAAGCTTGAGGCGGAAATCAACAACATCGTGGGCTCGGCCGGTGCCAAGACCGGCATCTGGACGATGCTGGAGGCCAAGGCGCATCTCGGCCTGGAGCCGGGCGCCATCATCGCGCCAGGCTACACCTCGCAGCGCATCGGCGGCGTGGCGAATGCCGTCGCCACCGCCATGTCCACGGTCGCCGGCAAGATCATCGACTGTATGGCGATCGTCGACACGCCGGTCACGGATCGCGAGGCGGCCGCCGCCTATGCGGAGGACTTCGCCACGGCCCTGAACGTCATTGCCTGCTATCCGCAGGTGGTCGTAAATCTCGGCGCCGGCAATGTCACGCGCTCAATGTCGCCGCATGTTGCCGCCGCCATGATCCGCCGCGACAAGGAAACTGGCGGCCCGTACAAGGCCTTCTGGAACCGTCCGCTGCAGGGCATCCTCGGCCCCTCCGTCCCGGTCGGCTACATCGACGGCGAGATCACCTCGGATGCCAACTTCCTCAACCAGGCCGGCGTCGGCACGATCATCGAGGGCAAGCTGCTCTGGGCGCCCTTCACCACTGCAAGCGATCCAACCGTTCAGAACTGGCGCTCGATCAAGCGTATCCGCACCCGCCGTGCCGTCGAAAAGGCCGTGCTCCGGCCGTTGCGCCAATATCTTTCCGAGGACATTACCCCGCACATGGTGTCGCTGATCTATCGCTCGCTCGATCAGTTTCTCGGCGACCTTCAGACGCTCGGCGCAATCATCGATTACGAGTTGCTCTGGTCCGCCTCCATGAACCCGGCGACGATCCTGGAAGCCGGCGCGTTGCGGGTGAAGATGCGCTTTGCCGAGACGCCCGACCTGGTCGACCTGCAGATTTACAGCGAGCCGCAGCCGGAAGCCTTCGACGTGCTCCAGGCCGCGATCGCCGCGTCGCTCTCGCAGCTCGGCCTCAACAACGTCCGCGTGACGGCTTAA
- a CDS encoding DUF4376 domain-containing protein, whose protein sequence is MSIIKIDPAKSAPTPDMVDAERDRRIAAGFTFQGVDYQSRPEDRENIMGACTAALAAIMAGAQPDDFRWHGGDADFVWLAADNSAHPLDAQTMFAFGKAAMSHKQSHIFAGRALKDTSPIPADYAANPAYWPDPFTFAVA, encoded by the coding sequence ATGAGTATCATCAAAATTGACCCCGCAAAAAGCGCGCCGACGCCGGACATGGTGGACGCGGAACGCGATCGACGCATCGCTGCTGGCTTCACTTTTCAGGGCGTCGACTATCAGTCCCGACCCGAAGACCGGGAAAATATCATGGGTGCTTGCACGGCCGCACTCGCCGCCATCATGGCAGGGGCGCAACCGGACGACTTCCGTTGGCATGGCGGGGATGCAGATTTCGTCTGGCTCGCGGCCGACAACAGCGCTCACCCGTTGGATGCGCAAACTATGTTCGCCTTCGGCAAGGCGGCGATGAGCCACAAGCAGAGCCATATCTTCGCAGGTCGCGCGCTGAAGGACACAAGCCCGATCCCGGCCGACTATGCCGCCAACCCAGCTTATTGGCCGGACCCGTTTACTTTCGCAGTGGCATAG
- a CDS encoding GPW/gp25 family protein, translating to MAGAVRYRNGFNAQTGERLHGAAHLAQSLGKIWGTRINERVMLLAFGSDLRSLLSEDLTPSIALLIYNELVVSAAKWEPEYVLTQLQLVSMTQGGALGLRHAGLYFPEGRFGNFDIAAALTLPATPLAWKGAAA from the coding sequence ATGGCCGGGGCAGTCCGCTACAGGAACGGTTTCAATGCGCAGACGGGTGAGCGGTTGCACGGCGCCGCGCACCTGGCGCAGTCGCTCGGCAAAATCTGGGGCACCCGGATCAACGAGCGCGTCATGCTGCTCGCCTTCGGTTCCGACCTTCGAAGCTTGCTTTCGGAAGACCTGACGCCGTCGATCGCGCTCTTGATCTACAACGAGCTGGTCGTTTCGGCGGCCAAATGGGAGCCGGAATACGTGCTGACGCAGCTGCAGCTCGTCTCGATGACGCAAGGCGGCGCGCTCGGGCTCAGGCATGCCGGTCTCTACTTTCCGGAAGGCCGTTTCGGCAACTTCGATATCGCTGCCGCTCTGACCCTGCCGGCCACCCCGCTTGCCTGGAAGGGAGCTGCCGCATGA
- a CDS encoding phage baseplate assembly protein V — MRDAVATEFRRLRIQLDRAERRIATGRLSGKVAEVDPEKRLLRLKIGTSSSGENILSPWVRWQEAAAGGLRIHSEPAIGEQMDLVSRSGTVGDLSIAVPATYDKDHQAPSASSDTAVFERGAGRLEIGADGILLKGPVKVEGPVEIEGDLLRHNGSNVGSTHVHGGVERGGANTDVPSN, encoded by the coding sequence ATGCGTGATGCCGTCGCCACCGAATTCCGCCGCCTGCGCATCCAGCTCGATCGGGCCGAGCGCCGCATCGCAACCGGCCGTCTTTCCGGCAAGGTCGCGGAGGTCGATCCAGAAAAGCGCCTCCTGCGACTGAAGATCGGCACGAGCAGCTCCGGCGAGAACATCCTATCGCCTTGGGTGCGCTGGCAGGAAGCAGCCGCCGGTGGTCTTCGCATCCACTCCGAGCCGGCGATCGGCGAGCAGATGGACCTTGTCAGCCGATCGGGCACGGTCGGCGACCTGTCGATCGCCGTGCCCGCCACCTACGACAAGGATCACCAGGCGCCCTCGGCCTCGTCCGACACGGCCGTCTTCGAGCGCGGCGCGGGACGCCTGGAAATCGGCGCCGACGGCATTCTCCTGAAGGGACCGGTCAAGGTCGAAGGCCCGGTGGAGATCGAGGGCGATCTGCTTCGCCACAACGGCAGCAATGTCGGCAGCACCCACGTTCACGGCGGCGTCGAAAGAGGCGGTGCCAACACAGACGTTCCATCCAACTGA
- a CDS encoding baseplate J/gp47 family protein: MTIDLSTLPPPAIIEELDYSAIAAAYKARFVQTWQAVRAAHPELNLPAYDVEMLETDLAVIIAEAESYRDTVMRARINDAIKANLLAFARGSDLDHLAAFYDVIRLPGELDDRLCARVVLAIQGRSTGGTEPRYKSVAMSVSTEVKDAIVYTVGRSPIIHIAIFSTAHDGVATPALLAAVQAAVQAKTVRMVNDTIVVASAVRTVVNLSANVWLLPDADIETLARAEASLRSAWATAQTLGRDLVQTWWVSKLMIEGVHRIEAVSVGDTVVQPSRAISIGTVTLALAGRDY, from the coding sequence ATGACGATCGATCTTTCGACACTTCCTCCGCCGGCGATCATCGAGGAGCTGGACTATTCGGCTATCGCCGCCGCCTACAAGGCCCGCTTTGTTCAGACGTGGCAGGCGGTCAGAGCTGCACATCCGGAGCTGAACCTTCCGGCCTACGATGTCGAAATGCTGGAAACCGATCTCGCGGTCATCATCGCCGAAGCCGAAAGCTACCGCGATACGGTGATGCGGGCTCGTATCAACGATGCAATCAAGGCGAACCTTCTCGCCTTTGCGCGCGGTTCCGACCTCGACCACCTCGCCGCCTTCTATGATGTGATCCGTCTTCCCGGCGAACTGGACGACCGCCTCTGTGCCCGTGTGGTTCTCGCCATCCAGGGGCGGTCCACTGGTGGAACCGAGCCGCGCTATAAATCCGTGGCTATGTCGGTCTCGACCGAGGTGAAGGACGCGATCGTCTATACGGTCGGCCGCAGCCCGATCATCCACATTGCGATTTTCTCGACCGCTCACGATGGCGTCGCAACACCGGCGCTTCTCGCAGCCGTCCAGGCCGCCGTCCAGGCAAAGACGGTGCGCATGGTCAACGATACGATCGTCGTCGCCTCGGCAGTGCGGACAGTGGTCAATCTTTCGGCGAATGTCTGGCTGCTTCCGGACGCCGATATCGAGACGCTGGCGCGGGCGGAAGCCAGCCTGCGATCGGCATGGGCGACGGCTCAGACCCTCGGCCGCGACCTCGTGCAGACGTGGTGGGTGTCGAAGCTGATGATCGAGGGCGTCCACCGGATCGAGGCCGTCTCGGTCGGTGACACCGTCGTCCAGCCGTCGCGGGCCATCTCCATCGGCACTGTGACGCTCGCTCTGGCCGGGCGGGACTACTGA
- a CDS encoding phage tail assembly protein produces the protein MLTSGAIKVPVTTPNSKDDPADVKTEHITLPPPEMWGALDNRSDPVQPEPKPTDAGADKAQIIHAFINPSARSKTIPLVYPFTLEGEDVRAITVRRLTLGEVQDLLARTSGTTLTAMDIYAEMTGLTAEILRGLDDEDGTAVTDAAYDFFPPRLRPDSASSET, from the coding sequence ATGCTGACTTCCGGTGCAATCAAGGTTCCCGTGACCACGCCAAACTCGAAGGACGATCCAGCCGACGTCAAGACCGAGCACATCACTCTGCCGCCGCCGGAGATGTGGGGGGCATTGGACAATCGCAGCGATCCGGTGCAGCCGGAGCCGAAGCCCACCGATGCCGGTGCCGACAAGGCGCAAATCATCCACGCTTTCATAAACCCCTCGGCTCGATCGAAGACGATCCCGCTGGTTTATCCCTTCACGCTTGAGGGCGAAGACGTCCGCGCAATCACCGTCCGTCGCCTGACGCTTGGCGAAGTGCAGGACCTGCTGGCGCGGACCTCGGGAACGACACTGACGGCCATGGACATCTATGCCGAGATGACCGGGCTCACGGCCGAAATCCTGCGCGGCCTGGACGATGAGGACGGCACGGCGGTGACGGACGCGGCCTATGATTTTTTTCCCCCACGGCTGCGTCCGGACAGCGCATCGTCGGAGACCTGA
- a CDS encoding DUF4815 domain-containing protein, translated as MAYEHESGLPFAYDRATGKPEQQSVVFYGERPYVQNAEFNDLQRIIRGRHDRLGRLVANDGNRIERAEAIVDGEAGTVSLTDGRIYVAGDVFPVGAAVLAGIPMVGRTEIGVRLTKTWLTHEDDPSLLGLVPGSDAEGEPGAAREIATIAWAHIDDDGAGPFYSVYTLQDGTILDQTGPSILEPAMQALAAYDRPNGNYIVSGCRVTALGANAGVQAFSIEQGEANINGFKRTRLAALRHNEPEAWEELAIPGETHIYPGGASFTFDVSFAPIGVINSILLTKEKTVTLTRGAIAHGADALPDDSVVSVSLVKQGATTFASPANYNLVGNNIDWAPAGAEPAAGSTYDVTYRYRALVAATASTVTSITVAGGVAGGEIIVAYTQKLPRIDRLCLQQDGSPLYIKGLPARYNPLPPGAPQDALKLCQIYYDWINLPLISADGVNDGVRFVSAAEQARYNRQLLDLVRLVQLERLKSGIDSREPVAKKGMFVDPFIDDTYRDAGTAQTGAISNGMLQLAITPTFYQADLDGPVTLDLVEEVIVAQELKTFCEKINPYGNFTPLPGALKLTPAADFWTESREDWLSAQTQEFNRGVRTDGGPLQTSTSVTELVDERVEQIEFLRPIAIAFEISGFGAGEILDTLTFDDISVKPAGVQTADANGKVASTFNIPANVTAGSKVVEAIGKGGTGAIALFTGQGTIEIDVMRRVTTVNNWTRPQLTRSIRRRNNAESGSDNRSVDPQAQMFAVPELRQIVGVDFHLCQIGNTANHLLVDQVSIDTGYPTNDVTAEAVVSMMGAAIGWKSARYNLPLTTSADVKHAFVVKTDDANHSISIAKLGGFDIDQQKRVTAHPYVTGPRFSSVNAETWSAHQDEALAFRIVAAKYPVRTKTVNLGSFNLVNCSDLQVRAAVELPTAGCSVIFEVERPNGTVYKLLPFQVLQLTEFITETVELRAVLSGTQKLSPILYAPVELVAGRIATTLTYITRGFTLGEAVRVTAYLKTFLPGGATITMAYAKDAGAFANLPLVDTDALAFPLWTEKKYEATAQTGTLVRLRISATGGPAARLIIGDFGAGIF; from the coding sequence ATGGCCTACGAACACGAAAGCGGCCTGCCTTTCGCTTACGACCGCGCGACCGGCAAACCAGAGCAGCAGAGCGTGGTCTTCTATGGCGAGCGTCCCTATGTCCAGAACGCCGAGTTCAACGATCTGCAGCGCATCATTCGCGGGCGGCATGACCGTCTCGGCCGGCTGGTCGCCAATGACGGCAACCGCATCGAGCGCGCCGAGGCGATCGTCGACGGCGAGGCCGGGACTGTCAGTCTGACGGATGGCAGGATCTACGTCGCCGGCGATGTCTTCCCGGTTGGAGCCGCTGTTCTCGCAGGGATCCCGATGGTTGGGCGGACCGAAATCGGCGTCCGACTGACGAAGACCTGGCTGACGCACGAAGATGATCCTTCGCTCCTCGGCCTCGTTCCCGGTTCTGACGCCGAGGGCGAGCCGGGCGCCGCCCGCGAGATCGCAACCATCGCCTGGGCGCACATCGATGACGACGGCGCTGGCCCCTTCTATTCGGTTTACACCCTGCAAGACGGCACGATCCTCGATCAGACCGGCCCATCGATCCTTGAACCGGCAATGCAGGCGCTAGCGGCCTACGATCGGCCGAACGGCAATTATATCGTCTCCGGTTGCCGCGTGACGGCGCTTGGCGCAAATGCCGGCGTCCAGGCTTTCTCGATCGAGCAAGGCGAGGCGAACATCAATGGCTTCAAGCGCACCCGGCTTGCAGCTCTGCGTCACAATGAGCCGGAGGCCTGGGAAGAACTGGCGATCCCAGGCGAGACGCATATTTATCCGGGCGGCGCGAGCTTCACGTTCGACGTCTCCTTCGCGCCGATCGGCGTCATCAACTCGATTCTGCTGACGAAGGAAAAAACCGTCACGCTCACGCGCGGCGCGATCGCCCATGGGGCGGATGCGCTGCCGGACGATAGCGTTGTTTCCGTCTCGTTGGTGAAACAGGGCGCGACGACATTTGCGTCGCCGGCAAACTATAATCTTGTTGGCAACAACATCGATTGGGCGCCGGCGGGCGCCGAACCTGCGGCAGGTTCGACCTATGACGTCACATACCGCTATCGTGCGCTTGTCGCCGCGACGGCGTCGACTGTCACCAGCATCACGGTTGCCGGCGGCGTTGCAGGCGGCGAGATCATCGTTGCCTATACGCAGAAGCTGCCGCGCATCGATCGCCTCTGCCTGCAGCAGGACGGCTCGCCGCTCTACATCAAGGGACTGCCGGCGCGCTATAACCCGCTGCCGCCAGGTGCGCCGCAGGATGCTTTGAAGCTTTGCCAGATCTATTATGACTGGATCAATTTGCCGTTGATCTCCGCCGATGGCGTGAATGACGGCGTCCGCTTCGTCTCCGCTGCCGAGCAGGCCCGCTATAACCGCCAGCTCCTCGACCTGGTTCGCCTCGTCCAATTGGAGCGACTGAAGAGCGGCATCGACAGCCGCGAGCCGGTCGCCAAGAAAGGCATGTTCGTCGATCCGTTCATCGACGATACCTATCGCGATGCCGGCACGGCACAGACCGGCGCGATCAGCAACGGCATGCTGCAGCTCGCGATCACGCCGACATTCTACCAGGCTGATCTCGACGGACCGGTGACGCTCGACCTGGTCGAGGAGGTGATCGTTGCGCAGGAGCTAAAGACCTTCTGCGAGAAGATTAACCCCTACGGCAACTTCACGCCGCTACCAGGCGCCCTGAAGCTGACGCCTGCTGCCGATTTCTGGACTGAAAGCCGGGAGGATTGGCTCTCAGCTCAAACGCAAGAATTCAACCGCGGCGTCCGCACAGATGGCGGTCCGCTGCAGACGTCGACGTCCGTGACCGAGCTTGTCGACGAGCGCGTCGAGCAAATCGAGTTCCTTCGGCCGATCGCGATCGCGTTCGAGATTTCCGGCTTCGGCGCCGGCGAGATCCTCGACACGCTGACCTTCGACGACATCAGCGTGAAGCCTGCCGGCGTCCAGACGGCCGATGCGAACGGCAAGGTCGCCAGTACCTTCAATATCCCGGCGAACGTCACCGCCGGGAGTAAGGTTGTCGAAGCGATCGGCAAGGGCGGGACAGGCGCGATCGCGCTCTTCACCGGTCAGGGCACGATCGAGATCGACGTAATGCGCCGCGTCACGACGGTGAACAACTGGACGCGCCCGCAGCTTACGCGCAGCATCCGGCGGCGGAACAACGCGGAGTCCGGCAGCGACAACCGCAGCGTCGATCCGCAGGCGCAGATGTTCGCCGTGCCCGAGCTTCGTCAGATCGTCGGCGTCGACTTCCACCTCTGCCAGATTGGCAACACCGCCAATCATCTGCTGGTCGACCAGGTCTCAATCGACACCGGCTATCCCACCAACGACGTCACGGCCGAGGCCGTCGTTTCGATGATGGGCGCTGCGATCGGCTGGAAGTCGGCGCGCTATAATCTGCCGCTCACGACGTCGGCCGACGTCAAGCATGCCTTCGTCGTCAAGACCGATGATGCCAATCACTCAATCTCGATCGCCAAGCTCGGCGGCTTCGACATTGACCAGCAGAAGCGGGTGACGGCGCATCCCTATGTGACCGGCCCGCGCTTCTCCTCGGTGAATGCCGAGACCTGGTCGGCGCACCAGGACGAGGCTCTCGCCTTCCGCATCGTGGCGGCGAAATATCCGGTGAGGACGAAGACAGTCAACCTGGGCAGCTTTAATCTGGTGAACTGCTCCGATCTTCAGGTGCGCGCGGCCGTCGAGCTTCCGACAGCCGGCTGCAGCGTCATCTTTGAGGTCGAGCGGCCAAACGGCACGGTCTATAAGCTGCTGCCGTTCCAGGTGCTGCAGCTTACCGAGTTCATCACCGAGACGGTCGAGCTTCGCGCCGTGCTGAGCGGCACCCAAAAGCTCTCGCCGATCCTCTATGCACCGGTCGAGCTGGTCGCGGGAAGGATCGCCACCACGCTCACCTATATCACGCGGGGCTTCACGCTCGGCGAGGCCGTTCGCGTCACGGCGTACCTGAAGACGTTCTTACCGGGTGGTGCGACGATCACCATGGCTTACGCAAAAGACGCCGGCGCATTCGCAAACCTACCGCTCGTCGACACAGATGCGTTGGCCTTCCCTCTGTGGACCGAGAAGAAATATGAGGCCACGGCACAAACGGGCACGCTGGTGCGGCTCCGGATATCGGCAACCGGCGGGCCTGCTGCTCGTCTCATCATCGGCGACTTCGGCGCCGGCATTTTCTGA